Proteins encoded within one genomic window of Ascaphus truei isolate aAscTru1 chromosome 8, aAscTru1.hap1, whole genome shotgun sequence:
- the CCNJ gene encoding cyclin-J produces MELEGLWWKGQLAADIHQTLRYKELKLPSYKGQSPQLNLRRYFADLIAIVSNRFKLCPTARHLAVYLLDLFMDRYDISIQQLHIVALSCLLLASKFEDKEDRVPKLEQLNSLGCMTNMNLVLTKQNLLHMELLLLETFQWNLCLPTAAHFIEYYLSIAVHDTDLHDGWPMICLEKTKLYMAKYADYFLEVSLQDHTFLNYTPSLVAASCVAASRIILRLSPTWPTRLHRLTAYSWDFLVPCIERLLIAHDNDVKEANKLKGQLGHAATQCLFQPPSQAPQQAHVQQHMSQYLHPQHQPQLQFHHATPQQQSCQQIVSTGHTSAYPLQSCSSGIQASVQARGHLQTGPSMSLAAVPIEVKPCIGVSYNRSYQVNGHYPCITQCFER; encoded by the exons ATGGAGCTGGAAGGGCTGTGGTGGAAGGGACAGCTTGCTGCAGATATCCACCAGACACTTAGATATAAA GAACTGAAGCTTCCTTCCTACAAAGGCCAGTCTCCCCAGTTGAACCTAAGACGCTACTTTGCAGACCTGATTGCTATTGTCAGTAATCGTTTCAAGCTCTGCCCTACTGCTCGCCATCTTGCTGTCTACCTGCTGGATCTCTTTATGGACCGATATGACATTTCCATCCAACAGCTGCATATTGTTGCTTTGTCCTGTTTGCTTTTAGCAA GTAAATTTGAAGACAAAGAAGACAGAGTACCAAAGTTGGAGCAGCTGAACAGTCTGGGATGTATGACTAACATGAATTTGGTGCTAACAAAACAGAACTTGCTTCATATGGAGCTCTTGCTGCTAGAAACATTTCAATGGAACCTGTGCCTCCCCACAGCTGCTCATTTTATAGAGTACTATTTGTCCATTGCTGTCCACGACACGGACCTCCACGACGGCTGGCCCATGATTTGTTTGGAGAAGACCAAGCTATACATGGCAAAATACGCAGACTACTTCTTAGAAGTATCGTTACAAG ATCACACATTTTTAAATTATACCCCATCGCTGGTGGCTGCCTCATGTGTGGCGGCTTCTAGGATTATCCTGCGTCTTTCGCCAACCTGGCCAACGAGGCTGCATCGTCTGACTGCATACTCCTGGGATTTTCTTGTGCCTTGCATTGAGAGATTGCTGAT TGCCCATGACAATGATGTCAAAGAAGCCAACAAGCTGAAAGGACAACTGGGACATGCTGCAACACAATGTTTATTTCAGCCTCCTTCCCAAGCGCCACAGCAAGCTCATGTTCAGCAGCACATGTCACAGTATCTGCATCCACAGCATCAACCTCAGCTCCAGTTTCACCATGCAACTCCACAACAGCAAAGCTGCCAACAAATTGTGTCAACGGGCCATACATCTGCTTATCCACTGCAAAGCTGTTCTTCTGGCATACAAGCCAGTGTTCAGGCACGGGGGCACTTACAGACTGGTCCCAGTATGTCACTAGCCGCTGTACCAATAGAAGTGAAGCCATGTATAGGTGTTTCATATAACCGAAGTTACCAAGTTAATGGACATTACCCCTGTATAACTCAATGTTTTGAGAGGTGA